From the genome of Polyangiaceae bacterium, one region includes:
- a CDS encoding GNAT family N-acetyltransferase, with translation MNLRFVEYAPEHRTGCLDVFDSNVPEFFSESEREDFCNFLDRLPGRYGVVIDDTGRIVGCGGIAASRTDPRAADLTWGMIHRALHRSGIGRILTRERLAWVAEMPEVAAVQLNTSHLTEGFYEKFGFRTVKRITNGYREGLDRCDMEWLRPNS, from the coding sequence ATGAATCTGAGGTTCGTCGAATATGCTCCGGAGCACCGCACCGGATGCCTCGATGTATTCGACAGCAACGTTCCGGAGTTCTTTTCGGAATCGGAACGCGAAGATTTCTGCAACTTTCTCGATCGCTTGCCAGGTCGTTACGGCGTCGTCATCGATGACACGGGCCGCATCGTCGGTTGCGGAGGCATTGCAGCGTCGCGCACGGACCCTCGCGCCGCCGATTTGACCTGGGGAATGATCCACCGAGCGCTTCATCGAAGCGGCATTGGGCGCATTCTCACGCGCGAGCGGCTCGCATGGGTCGCCGAAATGCCCGAAGTCGCTGCCGTGCAACTGAATACCAGCCACCTGACCGAAGGGTTTTACGAAAAATTCGGGTTTCGCACCGTAAAACGCATAACCAATGGTTATCGCGAAGGACTCGATCGGTGCGACATGGAATGGCTACGACCAAATTCCTGA
- a CDS encoding methyltransferase domain-containing protein produces the protein MADLVEKNRAYWNQISSEYQRMHVSSLGTVDPTWGVWAVPERELCILGDVAGKDVLEFGCGGAQWSVALARRGARVTGLDLSSEQLRHAREIVAAEGVSVTLVEGNAERTPFADASFDIVFCDHGAMTFANPRKTVPEAARILRPGGLFAFNVATPWLDAATDRKTEKVGDQLVVDYFDMPLWTDEAGQTTFQLTYGEWIRLFRQSGLMIDDLVEIRPKEGATTTYEGYAPLEWARRYPAEHIWKLRRER, from the coding sequence ATGGCTGACCTTGTCGAAAAAAACCGGGCGTATTGGAATCAGATAAGCTCCGAATATCAGCGGATGCATGTCTCGTCGCTGGGCACAGTCGATCCGACGTGGGGCGTATGGGCCGTTCCGGAACGTGAGCTTTGTATATTGGGTGATGTTGCGGGCAAAGACGTCCTCGAATTCGGATGTGGCGGGGCGCAATGGTCCGTGGCACTTGCGCGTCGAGGTGCGCGTGTGACGGGGCTCGATCTGTCATCGGAACAACTGCGGCATGCACGAGAAATCGTGGCGGCCGAAGGAGTTTCCGTGACGCTCGTGGAAGGCAATGCGGAACGGACGCCATTTGCAGATGCAAGCTTCGATATCGTTTTTTGCGATCACGGCGCGATGACGTTTGCGAATCCGCGAAAAACCGTGCCCGAAGCAGCGCGCATCTTGCGTCCGGGAGGCCTTTTTGCATTCAACGTGGCCACGCCGTGGCTCGATGCGGCCACGGATCGAAAAACGGAAAAGGTCGGCGACCAGCTCGTCGTCGATTATTTCGACATGCCCTTGTGGACGGATGAAGCCGGACAAACCACTTTCCAGCTCACCTACGGAGAATGGATTCGCCTTTTCCGGCAATCCGGTTTGATGATCGACGACCTCGTGGAAATTCGCCCGAAGGAAGGGGCGACCACCACGTACGAGGGTTACGCGCCGCTCGAATGGGCCCGGCGATACCCCGCGGAGCACATATGGAAACTACGTCGCGAACGATGA
- a CDS encoding adenylate/guanylate cyclase domain-containing protein has translation MPCAKAHALRVMDTISSPPPLHSQNIMAIPISAQLPTRARLRLHVATLLVSLFTFVYARLVCVHICSLSFEELARSVLSLCVLHMMLREVMLHVTNVEGTVAPARRAYLLSVATWFLTGAAGIALHAGLHPTFPFGSHFKFAIGYWVLGGGIVAQLEYLLFERVLPNAPGTIASKLHERLGRRLVEGYVVFTIAPAFVLLLTLRRMVDELHGEKRYVYEAGILAAGFTAAALATAYAFGRSLRQDSEKLLDAVRKVGEGNFEPGVSTCRPDELSLVAAGINDMASGLLLRERIRDAFGRFVSPEVATEFIEKYAREGLQAELGGKKRDVVILFSDLRDFTPLSESLPPERLIDVLNGYFTEMVGAIRANGGMVDKFIGDAVLAVFGLTDGKGDSATSAVRAALEMQKRLSAYNERLRADGIELKSGIGIHAGEVVAGYLGSAERLEFTVIGHNVNIAARIESHAKAPKPPLLVSEEVAKRVRDAFVVEEVGKASLKGIGDEMKLFTVAGEAMGANTTSQAVLA, from the coding sequence ATGCCTTGCGCAAAGGCGCACGCCTTGCGGGTCATGGATACGATAAGCTCGCCGCCCCCACTCCACTCGCAGAACATCATGGCCATACCCATCAGCGCCCAATTGCCCACGCGAGCGCGTCTGCGTTTGCATGTCGCGACGTTGCTCGTGTCCTTGTTCACGTTCGTCTACGCGCGGCTCGTATGTGTTCACATTTGCAGTTTGTCTTTCGAGGAGCTCGCGCGTTCGGTCCTTTCGCTCTGCGTGCTGCACATGATGCTACGCGAAGTCATGCTGCACGTGACGAACGTGGAAGGTACCGTCGCGCCGGCGCGCAGGGCGTATTTGCTTTCCGTGGCCACGTGGTTTTTGACGGGCGCAGCCGGCATCGCGCTCCACGCCGGACTTCATCCAACGTTTCCGTTTGGGAGTCATTTCAAGTTCGCGATTGGTTATTGGGTACTTGGTGGAGGCATCGTGGCGCAGCTCGAGTATCTGCTTTTCGAGCGCGTTTTGCCGAACGCACCGGGCACGATCGCTTCCAAGCTCCATGAAAGGCTTGGGCGAAGGCTCGTCGAAGGGTACGTCGTATTCACCATCGCGCCGGCGTTCGTGCTGCTCTTGACGTTGCGTCGCATGGTGGACGAGCTCCATGGCGAAAAGCGATACGTGTACGAAGCTGGCATTCTTGCAGCAGGTTTTACCGCAGCGGCGCTCGCCACGGCGTATGCGTTTGGTCGCAGTTTGCGGCAGGATTCCGAAAAATTGCTCGATGCCGTGCGCAAGGTGGGCGAAGGAAACTTCGAGCCTGGCGTATCCACGTGCCGCCCGGACGAACTATCGCTCGTGGCTGCGGGCATCAACGACATGGCAAGCGGGCTGCTCTTGCGCGAGCGAATTCGGGATGCGTTTGGGCGGTTCGTCTCGCCGGAGGTTGCGACCGAGTTCATTGAAAAGTATGCGCGGGAAGGCTTGCAGGCCGAGCTTGGGGGGAAAAAGCGCGATGTCGTGATCCTATTCAGCGATTTGCGCGACTTCACGCCGCTCAGCGAATCGTTGCCTCCAGAGCGGCTCATCGACGTCTTGAATGGGTATTTTACGGAAATGGTGGGTGCGATTCGCGCGAATGGGGGCATGGTCGACAAGTTCATCGGGGACGCCGTGCTCGCCGTGTTTGGCTTGACGGACGGCAAAGGGGATTCGGCGACTTCGGCGGTACGCGCGGCGCTCGAAATGCAGAAGCGGTTATCGGCGTACAACGAGCGCTTGCGCGCCGACGGCATCGAATTGAAATCGGGTATCGGCATTCACGCGGGTGAAGTCGTGGCGGGGTATTTGGGCAGCGCCGAGCGCCTTGAATTCACGGTGATTGGGCACAACGTCAACATCGCGGCGCGCATCGAGAGCCACGCCAAGGCGCCGAAACCACCGCTGCTCGTGAGTGAAGAGGTGGCGAAACGCGTGCGCGATGCGTTCGTCGTGGAAGAGGTTGGGAAAGCCTCGCTCAAGGGAATTGGCGACGAGATGAAGCTATTTACGGTGGCGGGGGAAGCGATGGGGGCAAACACCACATCGCAAGCGGTCCTTGCGTGA
- a CDS encoding CBS domain-containing protein: protein MSETIVTMPETATLGEVDATLNRFAISCVPVVDDAGNCTGVLSRTDLLRIGRVEAKRGARTGALLHLPELRAGDVVKSNPVTVLPDAPVSDAAKLLVKHHIHRVFVRDAASRDDTRPNLTGVFSTKEVLAAIRDKRVNLPISEFMAHPVFTIEHTATVSTATDRLRNAHVSGLVVVDEDESPIGVFTQVEALEARELPPETHVEDVMNYAMLCLDVRTPLFRAAGQALATRARRVLAVHDRKVRGILTGIDFARAANH from the coding sequence ATGAGCGAAACCATCGTTACGATGCCCGAAACCGCGACGCTCGGCGAGGTCGACGCGACGCTCAATCGCTTCGCCATATCGTGCGTACCCGTCGTCGACGACGCGGGAAATTGCACGGGCGTCTTGTCTCGCACGGATCTACTGCGCATCGGACGCGTGGAGGCGAAGCGTGGTGCGCGAACGGGCGCGCTGCTTCATTTGCCCGAGCTTCGCGCTGGAGACGTGGTCAAGTCGAATCCCGTGACGGTTCTTCCGGACGCACCCGTCTCGGATGCCGCAAAGCTCCTCGTCAAACACCACATACATCGCGTCTTCGTGCGAGATGCAGCGTCGCGGGACGATACGCGTCCGAATCTCACCGGTGTTTTCAGCACCAAGGAAGTGCTGGCAGCCATTCGTGACAAGCGCGTAAATTTGCCGATCAGCGAGTTCATGGCGCACCCGGTGTTCACGATCGAGCACACGGCGACCGTGTCGACGGCTACGGATCGTTTGCGAAATGCGCACGTGAGCGGGCTCGTGGTGGTCGACGAAGACGAATCGCCCATCGGCGTGTTCACGCAGGTCGAGGCGCTCGAAGCTCGAGAATTGCCGCCCGAAACGCACGTCGAGGATGTCATGAACTACGCGATGTTGTGTCTCGACGTGCGCACGCCGCTTTTTCGAGCAGCAGGACAGGCGCTGGCAACGCGCGCTCGTCGCGTGCTCGCCGTGCACGATCGCAAAGTACGCGGAATCCTCACGGGAATCGACTTCGCGCGCGCCGCGAATCATTGA